A genomic region of Azospirillum sp. TSH58 contains the following coding sequences:
- a CDS encoding PAS domain-containing protein, producing the protein MLKSLQKRAPRKKANRLLSFLLLIAAPLLAFELFPIMQLHTAREAELRQDASHFLDLVDAEQRRIIQDIHHILFALTEAGVGSMDATACQEVMSRIRAKYPSYMAMEISDANGAVWCSTDSMTVGRVIAGRLLQDAASTDGIVTGQSMRSPITGQPAIPFARAHRREDGGYHGVIAALLDTAWLRESLTQESLPDNTCLLVADRDGTVLATIPDAPELAGRLLPEPFGPLLREATKGVAELAGMDGRPRVFAYSPATSGARGLYLHVGLDKATAMRPIHTATFWTVAIFLGLLLTTGLGALWGIRRFLRVREEAQHSARKVSVLLANTVDGFIEFDRDWRFLELNDMARTLVAQGRDLLGMRLWDAFPELAEGQLADELHRSMTERVPVDVEFRGPQTGRWFWLRAFPTPRGLTVHLLDISRRTMAEEELRASNERLSLALQSAQAGSFDWDLRTGRGHWSEGSYRLFGLDPESDAPCLESWLRTVRPDDVEAVTAAAQAQLFSERKPYLALEYRIMLPDGAVRWVLSTGRVHYDTDGTPLRMSGLNIDITERKSVATALQRSERNLAIALNAANAGLWDLDLRTGVVTWSDGMYRLLGVDPTTFHPSEPAFYDLVVADDHPVLRQAVQDVLEGRRPDYQAEFRISHPEKGVCWLLGVGRAEHDGSGRPVRLSGMNMDVTDRRAMEQALRDAKTLADEANQSKSRFLAAASHDLRQPLQSALLFAGVLQSHVREDRSRRSLMALERALDTLKALLDSLLDVSRLDVGTIVPQVRDMPLASLLDEMRAAYSPIAASKGLELHVTDPGPALAVRSDPVLLGRILRNLVENALRYTPEGYVRVVCNIAPDRVSIQVHDSGIGISAEQLGRVFEEFHQVNNPERDRSQGLGLGLAIVQRLSQLLDHPVTVRSEPGRGSTFVVDVPLAGAAGTSPPLPKPVVTADGQRRLAVLIDDDVIVLTGLRTLFMEWGYEVVIAGSTAQALEGLRDMERAPDLVVADYRLRGGEVGTDAVASIRAQAGHPIPGIILTGDMGSDSERDATDLGVTFLRKPVASNQLLAAVQELLGS; encoded by the coding sequence TTGCTGAAGTCCTTACAGAAGCGAGCGCCTCGTAAAAAAGCCAACCGCCTGCTGTCATTCCTCCTGCTCATCGCTGCTCCGTTGCTGGCGTTCGAACTCTTTCCGATCATGCAGCTTCATACGGCCCGTGAGGCCGAGCTTCGACAGGATGCCAGCCACTTTCTCGACCTTGTGGACGCGGAACAAAGACGGATCATACAGGACATCCATCACATCCTGTTCGCTCTTACCGAAGCGGGGGTGGGGAGTATGGACGCCACGGCCTGCCAGGAGGTCATGTCCCGGATCAGGGCCAAGTATCCGAGCTACATGGCAATGGAAATTTCCGACGCGAACGGTGCCGTATGGTGCTCGACGGACTCCATGACGGTGGGGCGGGTGATTGCAGGTCGGCTCCTCCAGGATGCGGCGAGCACCGATGGCATCGTCACAGGCCAGTCCATGCGATCGCCGATCACGGGACAACCCGCCATTCCCTTCGCCCGTGCCCATCGCCGGGAGGATGGAGGTTACCATGGAGTGATTGCGGCACTTCTCGACACCGCTTGGCTGCGGGAGTCCCTCACGCAGGAATCTTTGCCGGACAACACCTGTCTCCTTGTCGCCGACCGTGACGGAACGGTTCTCGCAACCATCCCTGACGCACCGGAACTGGCCGGCCGCTTGTTGCCGGAACCGTTCGGTCCTTTGTTGCGCGAGGCGACCAAAGGTGTGGCTGAATTGGCGGGGATGGACGGTCGGCCACGGGTGTTTGCCTATTCACCAGCAACGTCGGGTGCCCGGGGCCTGTATCTGCACGTCGGGCTCGACAAAGCGACGGCGATGCGTCCCATCCACACCGCAACCTTCTGGACCGTGGCCATCTTTCTTGGGCTGCTCCTGACCACGGGCCTCGGCGCCCTGTGGGGTATACGCCGCTTCCTGAGAGTGCGCGAAGAGGCCCAACACTCCGCCCGCAAAGTCAGCGTGTTGCTGGCCAACACCGTGGATGGCTTCATCGAGTTCGATCGGGACTGGCGATTCCTCGAACTCAACGACATGGCCAGGACCCTGGTCGCTCAAGGCCGCGACCTGCTCGGCATGCGGCTGTGGGACGCCTTTCCCGAACTCGCCGAAGGCCAGTTGGCGGATGAGTTGCACAGGTCCATGACCGAACGGGTTCCGGTGGACGTCGAATTCCGCGGTCCGCAGACCGGCCGCTGGTTCTGGCTCCGAGCGTTTCCCACCCCGAGGGGCCTGACCGTCCATCTTTTGGACATTTCCCGACGGACGATGGCCGAAGAGGAGCTTCGGGCAAGCAACGAACGCCTCAGCTTGGCCCTGCAGTCGGCTCAGGCCGGCAGTTTCGACTGGGATTTGCGCACCGGGCGCGGGCACTGGTCGGAGGGCAGTTATCGCCTGTTCGGCTTGGACCCGGAGAGCGATGCTCCCTGCTTGGAATCCTGGCTTCGTACAGTGAGACCGGACGATGTCGAAGCCGTCACTGCCGCGGCTCAGGCGCAGCTCTTCAGCGAACGGAAGCCCTATCTCGCACTGGAATACCGCATCATGCTCCCGGATGGGGCGGTCCGATGGGTATTATCCACCGGGCGCGTCCATTACGACACGGACGGCACGCCGTTGCGCATGAGCGGCCTGAACATCGACATCACCGAGCGCAAGTCCGTGGCAACGGCCTTGCAGCGGAGCGAGAGGAATCTCGCCATTGCCTTGAACGCCGCAAACGCTGGTCTGTGGGATCTCGATCTCCGCACTGGCGTCGTGACTTGGTCGGACGGCATGTACCGTCTGTTGGGCGTCGATCCGACGACCTTCCACCCCAGTGAACCCGCGTTCTATGACCTGGTTGTTGCGGACGATCACCCGGTGTTGCGGCAGGCCGTGCAGGACGTGCTCGAAGGCAGGCGGCCGGATTACCAGGCGGAGTTTCGCATCTCGCATCCGGAAAAGGGGGTCTGCTGGTTACTGGGAGTGGGACGGGCGGAACATGATGGCAGCGGTCGTCCAGTCCGCCTGAGCGGCATGAACATGGACGTCACCGACCGTCGGGCGATGGAGCAGGCTCTGCGGGATGCCAAGACTCTGGCCGATGAAGCCAACCAGTCCAAGTCCAGATTCCTGGCTGCCGCCAGCCACGATTTGCGGCAACCGCTCCAGTCGGCTTTGCTGTTCGCCGGCGTTTTGCAGTCTCATGTCCGCGAGGACCGGAGCCGCCGGTCGCTGATGGCCTTGGAGCGTGCCTTGGACACGTTGAAGGCTCTGCTTGACAGCCTGCTCGACGTTTCTCGCTTGGATGTCGGAACGATTGTGCCTCAGGTCCGTGACATGCCGCTTGCGTCGTTGCTGGATGAGATGCGAGCCGCTTATTCACCGATCGCGGCGAGCAAGGGTCTGGAACTCCATGTCACCGACCCCGGACCAGCTCTGGCGGTGCGAAGCGATCCGGTGCTGCTCGGTCGCATATTGCGCAATCTCGTCGAGAATGCTCTGCGCTATACCCCTGAAGGTTATGTGCGGGTCGTCTGCAACATCGCTCCCGACCGCGTGAGCATCCAGGTTCACGACAGTGGAATCGGCATATCCGCCGAGCAGTTGGGCCGCGTGTTCGAAGAGTTCCATCAGGTCAACAACCCGGAGCGCGACCGGAGCCAAGGGTTGGGTCTGGGGCTGGCCATCGTGCAGCGGCTCTCCCAACTGCTTGATCACCCGGTGACCGTGCGCTCCGAACCGGGGCGTGGATCGACCTTTGTGGTCGACGTCCCCCTTGCGGGCGCCGCGGGGACAAGTCCACCCCTGCCCAAGCCGGTTGTAACGGCCGACGGGCAAAGGCGTTTGGCTGTTCTGATCGATGACGACGTGATTGTGCTCACCGGGTTGCGGACATTGTTCATGGAGTGGGGCTACGAGGTCGTCATCGCCGGGTCCACGGCACAGGCCCTCGAAGGTCTGCGAGACATGGAGCGTGCGCCGGACCTTGTCGTCGCGGATTACCGACTGCGAGGAGGCGAAGTCGGAACGGACGCCGTTGCCTCCATCCGCGCACAGGCTGGCCATCCGATACCCGGCATCATTCTGACCGGGGATATGGGGTCTGACAGCGAACGTGACGCCACGGACCTTGGCGTGACATTCCTCCGCAAACCCGTCGCCTCCAATCAACTCCTTGCCGCCGTGCAGGAGCTTCTCGGCAGCTGA
- a CDS encoding IS6 family transposase, with protein sequence MTTRPDPRYAGYRYPAEIIAMAVWLYFRFPLSLRMVEELLAARGITVSYETVRQWARKFGPEIATRLRRRAPRRGDKWHLDEVVLTIGGRKHHLWRAVDQDGFVLDVLVQSRRDTKAAKRLLRKLLKKQGRAPRVLITDKLKAYAAKRAIMPGVEHGQHKGLNNRVENSHQPTRRREWQRKRFKDPAQGQRFLAIHDPIANLFHLRRDHSPVTDYRKARAQAFQVWAEVVGAPLAA encoded by the coding sequence ATGACGACGCGCCCCGATCCCCGCTACGCCGGCTACCGCTATCCCGCCGAGATCATTGCGATGGCGGTCTGGCTGTACTTCCGCTTTCCGCTCAGCCTGCGGATGGTCGAGGAGCTGCTGGCGGCGCGCGGCATCACCGTGAGCTACGAGACGGTGCGCCAGTGGGCTCGGAAGTTCGGCCCCGAGATCGCCACCCGGTTGCGCCGACGGGCGCCGCGCCGGGGCGACAAGTGGCACCTCGACGAGGTGGTCCTGACCATCGGCGGCCGCAAACATCACCTGTGGCGGGCCGTCGATCAGGACGGCTTCGTGCTCGACGTGCTGGTCCAGAGCCGGCGCGATACCAAGGCGGCCAAGCGTTTGCTGCGCAAGCTGCTGAAGAAGCAGGGCCGGGCGCCGCGGGTGCTGATCACCGACAAGCTGAAGGCCTACGCCGCCAAGCGGGCGATCATGCCGGGGGTGGAGCACGGCCAGCACAAGGGACTGAACAACCGGGTCGAGAATTCCCACCAACCCACTCGTCGGCGCGAATGGCAAAGAAAGCGCTTCAAAGACCCCGCCCAGGGCCAGCGTTTCCTCGCCATTCACGACCCGATCGCCAACCTGTTTCATCTCCGCCGCGACCACAGTCCCGTCACTGACTATCGGAAGGCCCGCGCCCAGGCGTTCCAGGTCTGGGCCGAAGTCGTCGGCGCACCACTGGCGGCGTAA
- a CDS encoding hemerythrin domain-containing protein has protein sequence MTITQLLQNSPAKANELFAKLSDTSSGAVKTREKLLAELKEELEVQARLEEQHLFPVLKKHRETKDLVADAINDNKQVRALLTDLERTPKDDDGFAQKVTALKKVFQQHVRDERKELLPAVRKALSEEEAQAVTEKLEAGRARIEEAKRDEAEERRAAARREREEAERVEAERQRIREASAALTRPAEAMTEGSVQALKTGGTLTQAGAEVATEASRQAAGLIGQAAQQTASTMTRTARSYADTALPSRAAIQTMAALPMATADATREVVDAWMDWMNKSVETSKRASQAFAHSATPMQLVEVQSRYVQDNMQAMMEVGERMSQIAMRAMQGMTCSAHDAGERAQEKGNGLRSRR, from the coding sequence ATGACCATCACGCAATTGCTTCAAAACAGTCCCGCCAAGGCAAACGAGCTGTTCGCCAAACTGTCCGACACCTCCAGCGGCGCGGTGAAAACCCGCGAGAAGCTGCTGGCCGAGTTGAAGGAAGAGTTGGAAGTTCAAGCACGTCTGGAAGAGCAACATCTCTTCCCAGTCCTAAAGAAACACAGAGAAACCAAGGACTTGGTGGCGGACGCAATCAACGACAACAAGCAGGTTCGCGCGCTGCTGACCGACCTGGAGCGTACGCCCAAGGACGATGATGGCTTCGCTCAAAAGGTTACGGCGCTGAAGAAGGTCTTTCAGCAGCACGTACGCGACGAGCGCAAAGAGCTGTTGCCGGCCGTGCGCAAAGCGCTGAGTGAGGAAGAAGCGCAGGCAGTCACCGAGAAGCTGGAGGCTGGCCGGGCCAGGATCGAAGAAGCCAAGCGCGACGAAGCCGAAGAACGTCGTGCCGCCGCACGCCGCGAACGCGAGGAGGCGGAGCGCGTGGAGGCTGAAAGGCAACGCATCCGTGAAGCGAGTGCCGCGCTGACGCGCCCAGCGGAAGCGATGACGGAGGGCAGCGTGCAGGCGCTGAAGACCGGTGGGACGTTGACGCAGGCCGGAGCTGAGGTCGCTACGGAAGCCTCGCGCCAAGCGGCGGGCCTCATCGGCCAGGCGGCACAACAGACGGCCTCGACCATGACTCGCACGGCCAGAAGCTACGCCGATACGGCGCTACCGTCTCGCGCCGCCATCCAGACTATGGCCGCCCTGCCGATGGCGACCGCCGACGCCACCCGCGAGGTGGTTGATGCCTGGATGGATTGGATGAACAAGTCTGTTGAAACGAGCAAACGTGCGTCTCAAGCTTTTGCGCATAGCGCCACCCCGATGCAACTCGTAGAGGTGCAGAGCCGATATGTGCAGGACAACATGCAGGCCATGATGGAAGTGGGCGAGCGAATGAGCCAGATCGCCATGCGAGCCATGCAAGGCATGACGTGCAGCGCTCATGACGCTGGTGAGAGAGCACAGGAAAAGGGTAACGGTCTGCGCTCACGGCGATAG